The following coding sequences lie in one Silene latifolia isolate original U9 population chromosome 5, ASM4854445v1, whole genome shotgun sequence genomic window:
- the LOC141656729 gene encoding uncharacterized protein LOC141656729 isoform X1, which yields MFPTNSPIPINSNTPVVHDVESVKHTDPNKSNAKNGNEGSNGAPYANSLIASSKKMQDELEKTGSKMRQHEDNLKFLNAQKNQLDDTILDLQVSLGKSLSSDLSNTEEDDSSRGHSEEETVEQILKHEKSAAGIFCLLKSRHGIQFSNPTLSQELLGVVAMLGKVNDDNLSRLFSEYLGLPAMLAIVCKTCDGIKYLETYDYEGAVNKFSGIYALGASVGQTLEGRFLVMCLENLRPYPGEIVADDPQRILDIPNPRLPNSDIPAGFLGFAVNMVHVDRAHLVCLTSSGCGLRETLFYNLFSRLQVYKTRAEMLLALPCIIEGAVSLDGGMIRADGVFSLGTREDVSVRFPISSLSHRLSERHHELENQLKQRKWEKERLQEDILREQSLLDHEKYNFQLRKQDFPKFLTDSSSVMTKLSDNDDRRPRLHTSYSPAKVNLRDRDTNNGSKEASIPIQPDLFAEEYDQYERELLEQKQEQFHCVSEDEVVDEDSGDEEAPNEESGRKEVPSTLQVRRGKNGRFETYVEGSSNSVVEPRRKIRARGKDFTWLLRGPAPGGPLLHDVIPSFAGHIAYLLWSHPELERKLLTKYTRDRSLAELRKWKMSNEVRQMVEESGLSHLTDLMHKHLNMPLLCAFIERWQPDTNTFHMPWGEMTILLHDVEEILGIPIDGRPCSIPVDDLAHPVIGMTELLGMTESELAQQWGADKDAKICKGNLILNKALKVLVEGDARGAVSEAQGYMIILLGSTLFVDKSSDRVRTNTFPMLRDVGSVREYAWGAGTLAYLYRQLGIATRADCRGLCGCLTLLQTWIFEYFPPFRPTALNTSAAAPGAPRAAFWSTSAITRADSKNALQSYRLQLDRMSVEMLAWTPYSRPPKTDHPRSLYTGLVRFIDILEPYQPDRCLRQFGYVQIIPAPMAQPDKAYRPVKSIAYDVQFNGVFLDHTWCSWRDHKAHPDRLSFLAYPPYATVDGYMEWFTTHSHPYLMNVADESGALPTARSGNPPQYEDVEDPVMLDC from the exons ATGTTTCCGACGAATTCACCG ATTCCAATCAATTCAAACACACCAGTTGTCCATGATGTCGAGTCTGTAAAACATACAGATCCGAATAAATCTAATGcgaaaaacggaaatgaaggatcCAATGGAGCTCCTTATGCAAATTCTTTAATAGCTAGTTCAAAG AAAATGCAAGATGAACTGGAGAAGACTGGTTCTAAAATGAGACAGCACGAGGATAATTTGAAATTTCTGAATGCTCAGAAAAATCAGCTGGATGATACCATTCTTGATTTGCAAG TCAGCCTTGGTAAGTCCCTTTCCTCAGATTTGTCCAACACAGAAGAAGATGATTCTTCCCGTGGTCATAGTGAGGAGGAAACTGTTGAGCAAATCTTGAAGCATGAAAAATCTGCAGCTGGTATTTTTTGCTTGCTCAAAAGCCGCCATGGTATACAATTTTCTAATCCTACATTGTCCCAAGAACTTCTTGGGGTTGTTGCTATGCTGGGGAAAGTTAACGATGATAATCTCAGCAG GCTTTTTTCCGAGTACCTAGGTTTGCCGGCAATGCTTGCGATTGTCTGTAAGACTTGCGACGGCATCAAATATCTGGAAACGTACGATTATGAAGGAGCTGTGAACAAATTTTCTGGTATTTATGCACTTGGAGCGTCTGTTGGGCAAACTTTGGAGGGCCGATTTCTGGTTATGTGCCTTGAAAATTTAAG GCCATATCCAGGTGAAATAGTAGCAGATGATCCCCAAAGGATACTTGATATTCCAAACCCAAGACTGCCGAACAGTGACATTCCAGCTGGTTTTCTTGGCTTTGCCGTAAATATGGTCCACGTAGATAGAGCCCATTTAGTTTGTTTGACGTCTAGCGGTTGCGGCCTTAGGGAAACATTATTCTATAATCTCTTCTCACGCCTTCAAGTGTACAAAACTAGAGCTGAGATGCTTCTTGCTCTTCCGTGCATCATTGAGGGAGCTGTTTCTTTAGATGGTGGGATGATCAGGGCTGATGGTGTCTTCTCCCTCGGTACCAG AGAGGACGTAAGTGTAAGGTTCCCAATAAGCTCTCTAAGTCATCGACTTTCTGAAAGACATCATGAGCTTGAGAACCAGCTCAAGCAAAGGAAATGGGAAAAGGAGAGACTTCAAGAGGATATCTTGAGAGAACAATCATTATTGGATCATGAAAAATATAACTTCCAATTGCGGAAGCAAGATTTCCCCAAGTTTCTTACGGACAGCTCATCTGTCATGACTAAG CTGTCTGATAATGATGATCGTAGACCTAGACTCCATACTTCTTATAGTCCTGCAAAGGTTAATTTGAGGGACAGAGATACAAATAACGGGTCGAAAGAAGCGTCCATTCCTATTCAGCCAGATTTATTTGCCGAGGAGTACGACCAGTACGAGAGGGAGCTTCTGGAACAGAAACAGGAACAGTTTCATTGTGTGTCCGAGGATGAGGTGGTTGATGAGGATTCGGGTGATGAGGAGGCCCCTAATGAAGAGTCAGGTAGAAAGGAGGTACCTTCTACGTTACAAGTTAGGCGAGGGAAGAATGGTAGGTTTGAGACTTATGTTGAGGGTTCCAGTAACTCGGTAGTAGAGCCTAGGAGAAAAATAAGGGCTAGAGGGAAGGATTTTACTTGGCTGTTGCGAGGTCCAGCACCTGGAGGTCCATTGTTGCATGATGTGATTCCAAGTTTTGCGGGACACATAGCTTACCTTTTGTGGAGTCACCCTGAGTTGGAGCGTAAGCTCTTGACCAAGTATACTAGGGATCGATCGTTGGCCGAGCTTCGTAAGTGGAAAATGTCGAATGAGGTTCGGCAGATGGTTGAGGAGTCGGGGCTTAGTCACTTGACCGACCTTATGCATAAACACTTGAACATGCCtttgttgtgtgcttttattgagAGGTGGCAGCCAGATACCAACACATTTCACATGCCGTGGGGTGAGATGACTATTTTATTGCACGATGTTGAGGAGATTCTTGGGATTCCCATTGACGGGCGTCCATGTAGCATACCGGTTGATGATCTTGCGCATCCTGTGATTGGCATGACCGAGTTGTTGGGGATGACAGAGTCTGAGCTTGCACAGCAATGGGGAGCGGATAAGGACGCGAAGATATGTAAgggaaatttgattttgaataAAGCTTTGAAGGTGTTGGTGGAGGGCGACGCGCGGGGAGCAGTGTCAGAGGCTCAGGGTTATATGATTATTTTATTGGGGTCTACTTTATTTGTAGATAAATCGAGTGATAGGGTTCGGACGAACACATTCCCTATGCTTAGAGATGTTGGGAGTGTTAGAGAGTACGCTTGGGGTGCCGGCACACTTGCTTATCTATATAGGCAGTTGGGGATTGCGACGAGGGCTGATTGTCGTGGGTTGTGTGGTTGTTTGACCTTGTTGCAGACTTGGATCTTTGAGTACTTTCCCCCTTTCCGGCCGACCGCCCTAAATACATCGGCTGCTGCTCCTGGTGCACCGAGAGCGGCTTTTTGGTCTACTAGTGCGATCACACGGGCTGACTCGAAGAACGCTTTGCAGTCCTATCGACTGCAGTTAGATAGGATGTCGGTGGAGATGTTGGCTTGGACACCCTACTCTAGACCCCCCAAGACTGACCACCCTCGTAGTTTGTATActggtttggtgagatttattGATATTCTTGAGCCCTACCAGCCAGACCGATGTCTTCGACAGTTTGGTTACGTGCAGATCATCCCTGCCCCCATGGCGCAACCGGACAAGGCTTATCGTCCAGTAAAGTCCATTGCCTATGATGTGCAATTTAATGGTGTTTTTTTGGACCATACATGGTGTAGTTGGAGGGACCACAAGGCACATCCAGATAGGTTATCATTTTTGGCTTACCCACCCTATGCTACGGTTGATGGATATATGGAGTGGTTTACTACACATTCGCATCCTTACTTGATGAACGTGGCAGATGAGAGTGGTGCATTGCCCACAGCAAG ATCAGGCAATCCACCTCAGTACGAGGATGTTGAAGATCCAGTGATGCTAGATTGCTAG
- the LOC141656729 gene encoding protein DEFECTIVE IN MERISTEM SILENCING 3-like isoform X2 translates to MFPTNSPIPINSNTPVVHDVESVKHTDPNKSNAKNGNEGSNGAPYANSLIASSKKMQDELEKTGSKMRQHEDNLKFLNAQKNQLDDTILDLQVSLGKSLSSDLSNTEEDDSSRGHSEEETVEQILKHEKSAAGIFCLLKSRHGIQFSNPTLSQELLGVVAMLGKVNDDNLSRLFSEYLGLPAMLAIVCKTCDGIKYLETYDYEGAVNKFSGIYALGASVGQTLEGRFLVMCLENLRPYPGEIVADDPQRILDIPNPRLPNSDIPAGFLGFAVNMVHVDRAHLVCLTSSGCGLRETLFYNLFSRLQVYKTRAEMLLALPCIIEGAVSLDGGMIRADGVFSLGTREDVSVRFPISSLSHRLSERHHELENQLKQRKWEKERLQEDILREQSLLDHEKYNFQLRKQDFPKFLTDSSSVMTKHQLQTAG, encoded by the exons ATGTTTCCGACGAATTCACCG ATTCCAATCAATTCAAACACACCAGTTGTCCATGATGTCGAGTCTGTAAAACATACAGATCCGAATAAATCTAATGcgaaaaacggaaatgaaggatcCAATGGAGCTCCTTATGCAAATTCTTTAATAGCTAGTTCAAAG AAAATGCAAGATGAACTGGAGAAGACTGGTTCTAAAATGAGACAGCACGAGGATAATTTGAAATTTCTGAATGCTCAGAAAAATCAGCTGGATGATACCATTCTTGATTTGCAAG TCAGCCTTGGTAAGTCCCTTTCCTCAGATTTGTCCAACACAGAAGAAGATGATTCTTCCCGTGGTCATAGTGAGGAGGAAACTGTTGAGCAAATCTTGAAGCATGAAAAATCTGCAGCTGGTATTTTTTGCTTGCTCAAAAGCCGCCATGGTATACAATTTTCTAATCCTACATTGTCCCAAGAACTTCTTGGGGTTGTTGCTATGCTGGGGAAAGTTAACGATGATAATCTCAGCAG GCTTTTTTCCGAGTACCTAGGTTTGCCGGCAATGCTTGCGATTGTCTGTAAGACTTGCGACGGCATCAAATATCTGGAAACGTACGATTATGAAGGAGCTGTGAACAAATTTTCTGGTATTTATGCACTTGGAGCGTCTGTTGGGCAAACTTTGGAGGGCCGATTTCTGGTTATGTGCCTTGAAAATTTAAG GCCATATCCAGGTGAAATAGTAGCAGATGATCCCCAAAGGATACTTGATATTCCAAACCCAAGACTGCCGAACAGTGACATTCCAGCTGGTTTTCTTGGCTTTGCCGTAAATATGGTCCACGTAGATAGAGCCCATTTAGTTTGTTTGACGTCTAGCGGTTGCGGCCTTAGGGAAACATTATTCTATAATCTCTTCTCACGCCTTCAAGTGTACAAAACTAGAGCTGAGATGCTTCTTGCTCTTCCGTGCATCATTGAGGGAGCTGTTTCTTTAGATGGTGGGATGATCAGGGCTGATGGTGTCTTCTCCCTCGGTACCAG AGAGGACGTAAGTGTAAGGTTCCCAATAAGCTCTCTAAGTCATCGACTTTCTGAAAGACATCATGAGCTTGAGAACCAGCTCAAGCAAAGGAAATGGGAAAAGGAGAGACTTCAAGAGGATATCTTGAGAGAACAATCATTATTGGATCATGAAAAATATAACTTCCAATTGCGGAAGCAAGATTTCCCCAAGTTTCTTACGGACAGCTCATCTGTCATGACTAAG CATCAACTCCAGACAGCAGGCTGA